A window of the Trueperaceae bacterium genome harbors these coding sequences:
- a CDS encoding sulfotransferase family 2 domain-containing protein, whose protein sequence is MRTLRKSIYRLERADARWARWLLALVLWGYRGVDRLVLRRATRMDLASEKVVSHDQRFLCVVVPKSGSRTLIAGLDAAARLRGFDLTLDERSIEAFLHGYEGYTTFAVVRDPWSRIYSCYKQKLAQATPITKARTLHGRRGLHASMSFDAFVRWLATHDGRDDVADRHWMSQTKILGMDRGMTYDFIGRLDAFDEALEAIAERIGIPTHVFAHELRTARPDEYLAHYTPALVRIVAERYADDVERFGFVPPDLPSPPD, encoded by the coding sequence GTGCGGACGCTTCGCAAGAGCATCTACCGCCTCGAGCGGGCCGACGCGCGGTGGGCGCGATGGCTGCTGGCACTCGTCCTATGGGGGTACCGCGGCGTGGACCGCCTCGTTCTGCGCCGCGCGACGCGCATGGACCTGGCGTCGGAGAAGGTGGTGTCCCACGACCAGCGGTTCCTGTGCGTCGTGGTGCCCAAGAGCGGATCCCGGACCCTCATCGCGGGGCTCGACGCCGCCGCGCGGTTGCGCGGGTTCGACCTGACCCTCGACGAACGGTCGATCGAGGCGTTCCTGCACGGGTACGAGGGATACACGACGTTCGCGGTGGTGCGGGACCCGTGGTCGCGGATCTACTCCTGTTACAAGCAGAAGCTCGCGCAGGCGACGCCCATCACGAAGGCACGAACCCTGCACGGGCGACGGGGCTTGCATGCCTCGATGTCGTTCGACGCGTTCGTTCGCTGGTTGGCGACGCACGACGGTCGCGACGACGTCGCCGACCGCCACTGGATGTCGCAAACCAAGATCCTCGGGATGGACCGCGGCATGACCTACGACTTCATCGGGCGTCTGGACGCGTTCGACGAGGCGCTCGAGGCGATCGCCGAGCGCATCGGGATCCCGACGCACGTCTTCGCTCACGAGCTCCGCACCGCCCGACCGGACGAATACCTCGCGCACTACACGCCCGCGTTGGTTCGCATCGTGGCCGAACGCTACGCCGACGACGTCGAACGCTTCGGGTTCGTCCCCCCGGACCTGCCCTCCCCCCCCGACTGA
- a CDS encoding O-antigen ligase family protein — MSRAASLRPVAAGPLVVGLAACSAVALALIGWVHDEPGSSAWYAATVGLAMVSWRAGRTRVARTALPRLLPAWTTALALATIGTAFVAAATGAPPQRTDVGTGHPNLLAASLAVAGVASLALRAPRVPYAPRTRRAAVSAVAVDVSVAVLVVGALVLTGSRTGVAAFLIGSGLIAWWRRDATVVRRSLVAGALIVAAAWGGLHLVLHQERTARNLLHQSGDVTRTPWRTSPDAAVRFTPGDGERDGVPDDATRISGRLADDRLVLLHGRLGRSEAGAAYVASVYVRADAPTRVDLTTNLSRVSCAVETTWSRCVTPPGIGDGTTYVQFRMLAPHTTSRIDLRVAAPQLERGSNASAYVPKGATLLPRPLLERFTVGALLAGDPRRVAVARIALAQGRGSPWVGVGRDGVRRALATAEGAVDVTHLTHAHNLLLERFAAEGALGLVAWALLLVPPTVAAARRHPSSTLALIATLATLNTIDLTFFYTGSFVPTFAALGALSLGRARPTVDDPSAP; from the coding sequence ATGTCGCGCGCCGCCTCGCTGCGCCCGGTGGCCGCCGGACCGCTCGTCGTCGGTCTTGCCGCGTGCAGCGCGGTGGCACTGGCGCTCATCGGGTGGGTGCACGACGAACCCGGGTCGTCGGCGTGGTACGCCGCGACCGTCGGGCTGGCGATGGTGTCCTGGCGTGCCGGCCGCACCCGCGTCGCCCGCACCGCCCTCCCTCGGCTCCTTCCGGCGTGGACCACCGCGCTGGCCCTCGCGACGATCGGGACGGCGTTCGTGGCCGCGGCCACGGGTGCGCCGCCCCAGCGCACCGACGTCGGCACCGGCCACCCGAACCTCCTGGCGGCGTCGCTCGCCGTCGCCGGCGTCGCGTCGCTCGCGCTGCGCGCCCCCCGCGTCCCGTACGCGCCGCGGACGCGGCGCGCAGCCGTGTCCGCGGTCGCGGTCGACGTGAGCGTCGCCGTTCTGGTCGTCGGCGCCCTCGTCCTCACGGGCTCGCGGACGGGCGTCGCCGCCTTCCTGATCGGCTCGGGCCTCATCGCGTGGTGGCGTCGCGACGCCACCGTCGTCCGCCGCAGCCTCGTCGCTGGGGCGCTGATCGTGGCCGCTGCGTGGGGTGGACTTCACCTCGTCCTTCATCAGGAACGCACCGCGCGCAACCTCCTCCACCAGAGTGGCGACGTCACCCGAACGCCGTGGCGCACCTCCCCGGACGCCGCCGTGCGCTTCACGCCGGGCGATGGGGAGCGGGACGGCGTGCCCGACGACGCGACACGCATTTCGGGCCGCTTGGCCGACGACCGCCTCGTGCTCCTCCACGGGCGCTTGGGGCGATCCGAGGCGGGGGCCGCGTACGTCGCCTCGGTCTACGTTCGCGCCGACGCTCCGACCCGAGTGGACCTCACCACGAACCTCTCCCGCGTCTCCTGCGCCGTCGAGACGACGTGGAGCCGCTGCGTCACGCCACCCGGAATCGGCGACGGGACGACGTACGTTCAGTTCCGCATGCTCGCTCCCCACACGACCTCACGCATCGACCTGCGGGTGGCCGCCCCCCAACTCGAGCGTGGCTCGAACGCCAGCGCGTACGTTCCCAAAGGCGCCACCCTCCTCCCGCGCCCCCTCCTGGAGCGGTTTACCGTCGGCGCCCTCCTCGCCGGCGATCCCCGCCGCGTCGCCGTGGCCCGCATCGCCCTGGCGCAGGGACGGGGGTCGCCATGGGTCGGGGTGGGGCGCGACGGCGTCCGGCGCGCCCTCGCCACCGCCGAGGGCGCCGTCGACGTCACCCACCTCACGCACGCGCACAACCTCCTCCTCGAGCGGTTCGCCGCCGAGGGCGCGCTCGGTCTGGTGGCGTGGGCCCTCCTCCTCGTACCCCCGACGGTCGCGGCGGCGCGCCGGCACCCGAGCTCGACGCTCGCGCTGATCGCGACCCTCGCGACGCTCAACACCATCGACCTCACGTTCTTCTACACCGGATCGTTCGTCCCCACGTTCGCCGCGCTGGGGGCCCTCTCCCTAGGGAGGGCACGCCCGACCGTCGACGACCCGTCCGCCCCGTAG